aagtttttcctgatattcaaccgaaatctggcttcctttaacttgagcccattgtcctCTGGGATGATAGATAACAGGTCTTGCtgtcctctgtatggcagcctttcaaatatttgaaaagtgctatcatatcatccctcagccttcttttcctaaggctaaacatgtccatttctttcaacctttcctcaggCAGCTTGACGGCAATTAAACTGGGTTGCTGTGAAAGGGACCTTTCCCCCTGAATAGGTGCTGTTCCTTCTTGATTTGACTTAATTCCATTTTAAATTTATGCCATGTCTAAATTGTAGTTGTTTTGTCCGAGCTCATTAGTAGCTGCCTTCAGTGCCATTCATGAAGAAATAGTCAaagtagaaatcaaatcaaatcagtcaaTTCTTTTGGAACAATTTTgacactttttaattttaaaaaatcagctgcaTCATCTGTATTAGCTGTATGTGTGTCTCCAATCTGCCACATTCAGAGCACTTTGCTATTTTTAACTTCTCTTCCGAACAGCCCTGCAAGGCAGATGAGTCTATGAATAATCAACAATAAAGAATTTGTCTTATAGTGAGAAATCCTAAATAGGAAAATGGAACAGGCCAAACCAATGCTAATAATACCACTATTTTGGCCTCATGGGGAGCAGAAGTGTGTCTCAGTctcataaaaatatacatatttctAATAGCAGAAATTATATTCCctcattgttttctgtatgatcCCAACCTAACCCTGAGAATTTTCTTGTCCCATTGTAGATTTTTCCTTTAACAGAACCAACGTCTCACATTTGAGGCAGAGATGTGAGGTGCAAGGTGTAGTTAAGATAACAGTTTAGGAGAAACCAAGGGAACAGGCTTCATTAGAGGAATACCATCTGGGGGCAAGTATTATATATAATCTATATAGGGGATTATATAATCTGTATAACCCGAATGGGGAATACTGTATCTTGGTTTTTGAAAGCATTGTGAATGATCCTCAGGAGCTAaacctggctttgttttcaggTCTCATTTTCAGTCAGAAGGTCTGCCTTAATTACATATCTCAACCACTAACATAATTCAGGCTCTAACAACGAGCTATCTGCCGAGGTGTAGTTCGGCCCTGAGATTGGATAATTAGGACACTGTCCTAGATTCCTTCTATGATGAGAGCCAGACAAAGTTGGGGAAGAAGTAAAGTCATGCTTAAGAATATCCATCTACAAAAAAAGGGTAGATGAGACAGATAAACAAGAGGGAACCTTATCTGCTTCTACCATGACTGCCCCgaaatgtatatatttctttgtgcaaaacattacacctttcttgatttccaaCAAGTACTGGGATTGAATTGGGTGCTGAACTTCTTTGTATTGCACTGAAAACGGATCtaaacttctgtttttgtttttccaggtGTAAAACAACCATCCTGATGGCCCCAAACAGTACAGACTTTATGGCCACCTGGAAATTGGAGATGACTCAGTCCACGTGGCTTGATGCCACGAACAACAGCACCTTCTGCCCATGGCCGGAAGGATGGACGTGGCTGAACGATATCCAACCGGTGTTGCTCTGGCTTCTTGCAGTCGTGGGAGTGATCGAGAACGTGTTTGTGCTCAGTGTTCTGCTTCTTCATAAGAGCCGCTGCACGGTGGCTGAAATCTACTTGGCCAACTTAGCAGCTGCTGACCTCCTGTTACTCTGTGGTTTGCCTTTTTGGGCCATCAATATAGCCAATAATTTTGAATGGCCGTTTGGCCTCGCCATGTGCAAAGTTGTGAACACCATCTCGTATATGAACTTGTACTCCAGTATTTACTTCTTGGTAATGGTGAGCATTGACCGCTACCTGGCCTTGGTGAAAACCATGTCTTTGGGAAACATGCGCCGACCTTCCTCTGCCAAATGGTACTGCCTTATTATTTGGGTTTCTGCGCTTTTCTTATGTTCACCGGCTCTGGTATTCAGATCCATAGAACACGTGCCTCCTCCAGATAATGTCACAGCCTGCATTTTGGTTTATCCGTCTACTGATCAGTGGGTAATAATCACAAACACTTTGCTGAACACTGTGGGCTTTTTGATGCCACTTTGTGTCATTACCTACTGCACCATTCATATCATCCATGCTTTGCAAACGAATGAATTTCAGCAGATCAGAGCTATTCAGAGTGAGAAGAAAGCCACTGTCCTGGTTCTCGCTGTCCTTTTTTTGTTCTTCATCTGCTGGCTACCTTTCCAGATCACCACATTCTTGGACACATTAAAACAAATCAAGGTTATGTCCAGTTGTCCTGCAGAACAAGTGTTAGATGTGGCTACACAGATCGGGACCTACTGTAGTTTTAGCAACAGTTGCCTTAACCCAATAGTGTATGTTATTGTAGGCAAACACTTCCGAAAGAAATCCAGAGAGGTCTATGGTGGCTTGTTCCTGAGGAGACCTAGCGCAGCACCATCTGTCCTAATGACTTCCATGGAAACTCTTCGATCATCCTTTTCAGTGGAAAACTACCGGAAAAAGTCTGCTGTGAATTTACCACGCTAGCGCTGTTTGCTTATTGTGGCAGCAAAGTGTTAAATGTAGCAGTGAATTTTAGATGGTGCCCCACTTTAAATAAAGTGGACTCATCCATTTCGGTTGAAACTTCAAGGATACTGGCATTGCGTTGTAGAGTTTGCATAGGTCAAGAATGGGTGGAAAGTGGATCTAGATCTGCTGGAAGATCTCTGCAATTGACAAAGATTTCTGACTCCCAGTTGTTTGCCAAAAGCCGGAACAAAAGAACACCTTCCTGAAATTACATAGTTCGAATGAGCTCTAGCTTATTAAGCTCAACTTATTAGAAGTGGATGTTTGCATGGAAGGACTATGAGTTCTGTTCAGGTCTGGAGCTCAAAATGGATTTTTGGGCTCAGAATGGATTCAGGTCCTTTACACCAGGTCCCAGTTGGTAGATCTTGAGGTTTTAGGCAAAAACAAAGTTGATCCAACATGAGGTTGGGAAaccagcagcatcccattccctgagttTTCAGAGGTAAGATCTGAGGCCAGGGGTCAGGCCAtcgtgatgtcacagaggcagggcaggcaaagaTTTGGAGGGGAAGTCTGCGTCATTGCTGTCACATTGCTTGTGCAAAAAGGAGATGTGCTAATATGTAAACTGGTTCTCCACTCCCTGTCTTGCTCTTCATTACATAATGGGCTCAACACTGATGGCCAAAAGGTCAAGAGCAGTGGGAGAGGTCTGGGAAGAAAGATGGGTTGTTCATTTCCTTGTGCTGATTGTGTCATTTagagaagctctctctctctcatacacaaacAGATCCACATCGAGAAACTTTGTTCTGGCACCAGCTGAGAACGGGTGAAGATTGGCAGCCAGGCTTTAAAACTGCCTCCAAAACACAAATCAAGTTTTTCCCATCTTCAGTGCTGCCTACCCTGAGGTTTGTCTCCTCGCCTGGGGACCCAGGAAGCACAGCTGTTCCCCTGGACCAGCCTTTAGTGAATCCTGAGAGCTGGCAACTCTGTCAAGGAGCAAGAAATCTGTCCACGATGACATAGGCCACCTATTCCACCTGCCATCctattttccatctttctttatccaaatcagaaagctgcacagtttaaaattatgggcacatatatatatattaaaaatagataaagttcaaacaaatttaaatgcCAACaagattagactatttttgaccagaagtagaCTATTTCAATTGTGTTATATCAGCCATTTGTACATGTagtgggacataaattgcatgcacataaaatgCTGCACTGattaaatttctccacagtcacagaaaatttgtcttttatccaagtagccccattggTCATTCTTTGagcttcctactttgcttcaaagtctattaagtgacttcggGATGATCCAgacagaatcttgtcctggtgggagacactttgCAACATTCCTTCATTGTTTTCACTCGCCATAGATTTAGCCTTCTAGTTTAATTTTCCGCACTTGAGGCCCATTATGTAATCTAACGCACATTCATGGAAGCCACATTCATAAGTGTAAGAATCCCCCACTCCCTCCAGCAGTCCTTTAAGTGTGCCCAGAACCCACTCTGATGGTCTGGTAAAGCagaccggtgtgtgtgtgtgagagagtaggTGAGCAATCCTGATGGTACCATGGGCATCACATAGTGTTCAGCATTAATTTAAACACTCATCAACTCTTCCATCAATCTGGTTACCTACCCCATAAAAATTGTAGTGTAGTTGTAGTTAATATCCAAAACAGAGAGCTAGAAGAACTCTTTCTGTAGGGCAAAATATGTATATCTATTTCAGCAGAATACAAGCCTTGTCCAAATTCCTGTTTCTTCTGGATCAGGGTGTTTCTGCAGCCAAACATCTCTGAAGGAGAAGCTTGGGAAATCCCCACTTGGTGTTTTTTGATCCAAGAATCCTAACCTTTGCCTTACATATGCTAGAGTCATGGTTTGGAGCAAAAGTTGAGAACATGTGGCTGTCCAGgcattgttggactacaactcccatcagccctagccagcatagtctAAGGTGAGGACGCGAGCATGGCAGTCCTGTAACATCTGGGGTGCCAGATGTTGTTTATCCCTGGCTTAGGACATTCTCTTTCCATCTGAGAATAAGAGTAGACCTAACCGTATTCAGATACTGCAATGATGGGGAGAATGATTATTCCCTTTGTCTGA
The Pogona vitticeps strain Pit_001003342236 chromosome 1, PviZW2.1, whole genome shotgun sequence genome window above contains:
- the LOC110081349 gene encoding B2 bradykinin receptor, producing the protein MAPNSTDFMATWKLEMTQSTWLDATNNSTFCPWPEGWTWLNDIQPVLLWLLAVVGVIENVFVLSVLLLHKSRCTVAEIYLANLAAADLLLLCGLPFWAINIANNFEWPFGLAMCKVVNTISYMNLYSSIYFLVMVSIDRYLALVKTMSLGNMRRPSSAKWYCLIIWVSALFLCSPALVFRSIEHVPPPDNVTACILVYPSTDQWVIITNTLLNTVGFLMPLCVITYCTIHIIHALQTNEFQQIRAIQSEKKATVLVLAVLFLFFICWLPFQITTFLDTLKQIKVMSSCPAEQVLDVATQIGTYCSFSNSCLNPIVYVIVGKHFRKKSREVYGGLFLRRPSAAPSVLMTSMETLRSSFSVENYRKKSAVNLPR